Genomic window (Bacillus pumilus):
GCAAATGATGATAGCGCACTTGGCTTCTGCCAGTGCGCTTTTGTGCGAAATATAGCAAAAACTGATACAATAGATCAGTAGTAAAACGTGTGAGGAGGATCAAGATGAACCGTATGAAGAGCTTGTCTTCTTGGCTAAAGGAAAAAGACATTCAAGGTGCATTTATACATACAAAGGAAAATGTGTTTTATCTATCTGGATACTTCACAGAGCCGCATGAAAGAGTGATGGGTCTGTTTGTGTTTCAAGAGGCAGAGCCATTTTTCATTTTGCCTAAAATGGAAATCGAGCAGGCAAAAAATGCTGGTTGGTCAGGAGATATCATCGGGTATGAAGACCATGAAAATCCGTTTGACTTCATTCAGTCAGTCTTAGAAAAACGAGGCGTACGAGCGACTCGACTTGCGATTGAAAAAGAGTCGATTCCGCTTCAAAGAGCAGAGCAGCTCCAAGCTGCCACCGGGTCGGAAATTTTCGTCAGGGCAGAAGAAGAGCTCAACCAATTAAGACTGATTAAAGATGAATCTGAAATTGCAACACTGAAAAAAGCCGCTCAATTGGCAGATGAAGGGGTAAAAATTGGGGTGAATGCCTTAAAAGAAGGAATCACCGAAACTGAAGTACTCGCTGTCATTGAATATGAGTTGAAGAAAAAAGGCATTCAAGGCATGTCCTTTTCGACGATGGTTCTCTTTGGCGAAAAATCAGGCGAACCCCACGGAAATCCAGGGCAGGCAGCCTTAAAAAAAGGCGATTTTGTGTTATTTGACCTTGGTGTCATTGTTGATGGCTATTGTTCAGACATTACAAGAACATTCATCTATCAAGAAGCTTCTGACAAGCAAAAGGACATCTACCAAACTGTCTTGAACGCAGAAATGGCAGCACTTGAAATGAGTAAGCCAGGTGTAAGAATTGGTGACTTAGACTTAAAAGCACGAGGGCTGATTACAGAAGCTGGATATGGGGAGTACTTCCCGCACCGCCTTGGGCATGGTCTAGGGGTGTCTGTTCATGAGTTTCCTTCTATGAGCCACGCGAATGATGATCTTCTGCAAGAAGGCATGGTGTATACGATTGAACCGGGGATCTATGTTCCAGGAGTCGGCGGTGTGAGAATTGAAGATGATGTACTGATCACAGCAGATGGTCCAGTCACTTTAACCAATTACCCAAAAGAGCTGACGATCATCAAGTAATAAAAAAATCACGATGAACGTCCATGTGGAAGTGTCATCGTGATTTTTTGTCACTCTTTTCGATCCTTATCAACAAAAAAATCATCAATTGATTGAAACGGTTTGATTTTATGTTCTTTTCCTAAAGGATGTAATGCAAAACGAGCAGAAAACAAAACAGTCATACATAATATCATCCATATGATAATACCCATCTTGAATTCCCCTTTCCATCCAGTGATTTGTTCAGCTCACATACATCTTAAAGTATGAAACGCTTACCATATCAAGAGAAAGTAGGAGAAAAAATGTCAAACATAAGGGAGATTGCGAAAAAAGCGGGCGTATCTGTCACAACCGTATCACGTGTGATGAATGATCATCCTTATGTCAAAGAAGAAAAACGAGCGCGTGTGCTGCATGCGATGAAAGAACTCAAGTATACGAGAAACATTCAGGCTGTGCATTTAGCAAAGGGATATTCGAATATGCTTGGCATTGTGCTCCCAACGATTGATCATTCTTATTTCAGCAGGCTTGTCACAGGGATTGCTGAAAAAGCGCAGTCGCATGGTATGCACTTTGCTTTGTTTCAAACAGGGTATGATCCTATAAAAGAAAAAGAAGCGTTAATGAGTTTAAAAGAACGACGTGTCGATGGATTAATCTTTTGCTCAAATGCGTTAAGTGACCGAGATATTTTAAACTGGCAGGAATCAGGTCCGATTATTTTTTGCCATCCTACGCCATGTGAAAACTGCTCCACGGTATCCATTGCGCATGATCAAGCATTTAAAGAAGGGCTGCACCATTTAGCATCAAGCGGACATCAGCGAATCGCGATTGTTTTAGCCAGAATAGAAGGGGCAAACAGCCAGTCGCGTATTCAAGCTTATCAAGATATGATGAAATCGCTCGGACAGGACATTGATGAAAAATGGATCATCGAGGGGAAGCTGACGCTTTTTGATGGAAAACAATTATTTTCAGAGTGGCAGGAGATGAAGAATCGCCCTACAGCACTATTCATCACAAATGACGACGTATCAGCAGGCTTTTTATTAGAGGCGCAGCGTCATGCCATAAAAGCAGGAGAATTACCAGCGATACTCGGCTTTCAAAATGATTATTTGAGTGAAGCTTTGGGAATTTCCAGCATTGATATTCCGCTGAAACGCATGGGGCAGGAAGCGTTTGACTTGTTCGACCGGGCGATAAAGGGAGAGGCACCAGAAAAAAGAATGCTACCATTTCGCCTAATCGAGCGAACGACAACCGTTTTCAAAAACAATCGTTGACGCGCGTTTCATCTGTTTTGTACGATAAGAAGGATTGAAGAAGAAGGAGGTGGGGATGTTCATGGAATCCTTCACCGTTGATAAAGCGTTAAATAATAATGTCATCATCGCAAGGCACCCTTCTTACGATGAAGTGGTTCTGATTGGAAAAGGAATCGGCTTCGGGAAAAAATCGGGTGACGTTCTCGATCAAGATACATTTGAAAAAATGTTTGTATTAAAAAACACAAAGGAACAAACAGAATATAAGCAGCTGCTTCATCACATTGATGAGAACATGATCGAGCTTGCCAATGACGTCATTTATCATATACGAGAAAAAATGGGACATCGTTTGAATGAGCATATTCATATTGCCCTGACTGACCATATTGCCTTTAGTTTTAAGCGGGTGCAGCAAGGATATGATATCACCAATCCCTTTATGCTTGAGACGAAGTCTCTATATCCAAAAGAATACGAGGTCGCAAAAGAAGTCGTTGAACTCATTAACGAGCGTCCTGATGTCGAAACAAAGCTGCCAGAAGGAGAGATTGGCTTTATTGCGCTCCATATTCACTCGGCTTTGACGAATCGGCCCTTATCTGAGGTAAACCGTCATTCGCAGCTTATTACGCAGATGGTCCAAGTCATAGAAGATTCATTTCATATGAAAGTAGACCGAGAAAGCATTCATTATTTACGCTTATTACGCCATATTACGTTTTCAATTGAGCGCATTAAACGGGAAGAATCATTAGAGGAGCCAGAAAAATTGCTTCATCTATTGAAAAATGAATATCCTTTATGCTACAATACTGCTTGGAAAATGATCAAAATTTTGCAACATGCATTGAAAAAGCCTGTACAGGATGCAGAGGCTGTCTACCTGACACTTCATCTGTACAGATTGACAAGTAAAATTTCATAGTTTCCCTGAAACGTGTAACTGATTCGATCAGGCATGAGTGACTTAAGGTAAATACAGGATAAGATCCTGTTATTTGCGCAACCTTATATCACCATGCCTTTTTTTGTGTTTGAAAGTGAAATGTAAACGGTTAATTATGAAATGTATGTCAAGGAGCGTCCCACATGTATGTTGTAAGCGAAAACAAAAGGAGGTTCAACCAGTGTTTAAATCACTTTTTGGTGTGTTGCAAAAAATTGGACGAGCACTTATGCTTCCAGTTGCGATCCTTCCTGCCGCTGGTATTTTACTAGCACTTGGGAATGCGATGCAAAATCCGCAGCTGATTGATGTCGCTCAATTTTTAAGCAACGATACAATTCAGCTTGTTGCAAGTGTCATGGAAAATGCGGGGAACATTGTCTTCTCAAATCTTCCGCTCTTATTTGCTGTAGGGGTTGCCATCGGTCTTGCCAATGGAGACGGAGTGGCAGGGATTGCCGCAATTATCGGTTACCTTGTCATGAACGTGACGATGAGTGCCGTGTTAATGGCGAACGGCTCGATTCCATCCGATTCAATCAAATTGGCTAAGTTTTTCAAGGAAAGTCATCCAGCATATATTAATATGCTTGGCATTCCGACCTTGTCTACCGGCGTCTTCGGCGGGATTATTGTCGGGGTATTAGCAGCTTATATGTTCAATAAATTTTATAAAATTGAGCTTCCACAATATCTCGGCTTCTTTGCTGGAAAACGTTTTGTTCCAATCGTTACATCTATTTCTGCACTTATTTTAGGGCTTTTGATGCTCGTCATTTGGCCGCCAATCCAAGGTGCACTGAACTCGTTTTCAACAGGACTGCTTGCAGCGAATGAGCCGCTTGCTGCCTTTGTATTCGGTGTAATTGAACGCTCACTGATTCCGTTTGGTCTGCATCACATTTTCTACTCGCCATTCTGGTATGAGTTCTTTAGCTATAAGAGCTTATCAGGAGAGCTTGTCCGTGGTGATCAGCGTATCTTCATGGCGCAGATCAAAGATGGTGTTCAGCTGACAGCTGGTACATTCATGACAGGGAAATATCCGTTTATGATGTTTGGTCTGCCAGCAGCAGCACTAGCGATTTACCATGAAGCAAAACCAAAGAACAAAAAGCTTGTCGCTGGTATTATGGGATCAGCAGCCCTGACTTCTTTCTTAACAGGGATTACTGAACCGCTCGAATTCTCGTTCTTGTTTGTTGCACCAGTATTATTTGCCATCCACTGTGTATTTGCTGGATTATCCTTTATGATAATGGATATTCTAAACGTGAAAATCGGTATGACCTTCTCAGGAGGACTAATTGACTTCTTCCTATTCGGTATCTTGCCAAACAGAACCGCTTGGTGGCTTGTCATTCCAGTTGGTCTCGTACTTGCTGCTATTTATTACTTCGGATTTAGATTTGCCATTCGCAAATTTAATCTGAAAACGCCAGGCCGCGAGGATGAAGCAGCAGACGGTGCAGATAGTGCTAAGTCTGAAAAGGGTAATGACTTACCTTATGAAATTCTTGAAGCAATGGGTGACCAAGAAAACATCAAACACCTTGATGCTTGTATTACGCGTTTACGTGTCACTGTTAATGATCAGAAGAAAGTGGACAAGGACCGCTTGAAAAAGCTTGGCGCTTCAGGTGTTCTCGAAGTAGGGAACAACATTCAGGCCATTTTCGGTCCACGCTCTGATAATTTAAAAACACAAATGCAGGACATTATTGCAGGCCGCACGCCTCGCCCAGCGAAAGACCCTTCTGCAAAAGAAGAAGTCAGCCAGCAGGTCGAAGAAGTCATTGCAAAACCGCTTCAAAACGAGCAAGGTGAAGAAATCTTTGCTTCACCAATTACAGGGGAGCTTCATCCAATTACAGATGTACCAGATCAAGTATTCTCAGGGAAAATGATGGGTGACGGCTTCGCCATCTTGCCAACAGATGGAACGGTGGTTTCTCCAGTGAAAGGGAAGATCTTGAATGTATTCCCTACGAAGCACGCAATTGGCCTGCAATCTGACGGTGGACTTGAAATATTAATCCACTTCGGTATTGATACGGTCAGCCTCAAAGGAGAAGGATTTGTTGCATTTGTACAAGAGGGAGATCAAGTAGAAATCGGTCAAAAACTCTTAGAGGTTGATATTGATAAAATTAAGTCGGAAGTACCATCTTTGATGACACCAATTGTATTTACCAACTTAAGTGAAGGACAATTTATTGACCTTCAAGAATCCGGTGAAATCAAAGCTGGTCAAGAAAACATCATGAAAATTTCAAAATAATTTTCATAACTGCCGTTCTTGTTAGATGACAAGCTCGGCAGTATGATATAATATTGTGGATGTATTAATTGTATAAAAAGGAGATTGATAAAAATGGCTCAACAAACATTCAAAGTAACTGCAGATTCTGGAATTCACGCACGTCCTGCAACAGTTCTTGTACAAACTGCTAGTAAATATGATGCTGATATCAACTTAGAATATAATGGTAAAACAGTGAACCTGAAATCTATTATGGGTGTAATGTCTCTAGGAATTGCAAAAGGTGCTACAATCACAATCTCTGCTTCTGGTTCTGATGAAAATGATGCACTTGCTGCGCTTAAAGACACAATGAAAAGTGAAGGCCTAGGCGAGTAATGCAACAACTGAAAGGAATCGGTGCTTCAGCAGGCGTTGCGATTGCAAAAGCATATCGTCTGGAAGAACCAGATTTAACAGTTCACCAAAAAGACATCAATGATCCAGAGACAGAAGTGAAGCGTTTTGAAGAAGCAATTCATGTTTCTAAACAAGAACTTGAAGCAATTAAAGAACATGCGCTAAAAGAGCTTGGCCAAGACAAAGCAGATATCTTTTCTGCACACCTTCTTGTGTTAAGTGATCCAGAGCTGCTAAACCCAGTAAAGGATAAAATCAACTCTGATAAAGTAAATGCTGAATTTGCTTTAAAAGAAACAGCGACAATGTTTGTCACAATGTTCGAAGCAATGGACAATGAATACATGAAGGAACGTGCAGCGGATATTCGCGACGTAACTAAACGTGTAACTGGACATTTGCTAGGCGTTGACATTCCGAATCCAAGCATGATTTCTGAAGAAGTCATCATCATTGCTGAAGATTTAACACCTTCCGATACAGCTCAGCTGAACAGACAATTTGTCAAAGGTTTTGCGACAGATATTGGCGGTCGTACTTCTCACTCAGCTATTATGGCAAGATCAATGGAGATTCCAGCCGTTGTTGGGACAAAAGAAGCAACAAAAACGGTCAAAAACAATGATCTGATCATTGTTGATGGTATTAGCGGAGACGTCATCATTCAGCCTTCTGAAGATGAAGTGAAAGCGTATCAAAAAAAGCATGAAGACTACTTAGCTCAAAAAGCGGAATGGGCGAAACTTGTTGATCAGCCAACGGTCACAAAAGACGGCGTTCACGTAGAGCTAGCGGCAAATATCGGAACACCTGAAGATGTAAAAGGTGTACTTGAAAATGGCGGCGAAGCAGTTGGATTGTACCGTACTGAATTTTTATACATGGGCAGAGATCAGCTTCCTACAGAAGAAGAGCAGTTCGATGCGTATAAAACCGTTTTAGAGAAAATGGAAGGGAAAGCAGTGGTTGTTCGCACACTAGATATTGGTGGCGATAAAGAACTTCCTTACTTGCAGCTTCCAAAAGAAATGAACCCGTTCCTTGGCTATAGAGCCATCCGCCTTTGCCTTGAAGAACAGGAGATTTTCAGAACACAACTACGCGCCTTACTTCGTGCAAGTACATATGGAAACTTGAAAATCATGTTCCCTATGATCGCGACGTTATCAGAATTTAGACAAGCAAAAGCCATTTTACTTGAAGAAAAAGAAGCATTGGTTGCCGCTGGCACAGTCGTTTCTGATTCCATTGAAATCGGAATGATGGTTGAAATTCCATCAACTGCTGTCATCGCAGACCAATTTGCAAAAGAAGTTGATTTCTTCAGTATTGGAACGAATGACTTAATTCAATACACAATGGCTGCTGATCGAATGAACGAACGAGTGTCTTATCTTTATCAGCCTTACAATCCAGCAATTTTACGTCTAATTACGCTTGTCATTGAAGCAGCGCATAAAGAAGGTAAATGGGTTGGCATGTGCGGAGAGATGGCTGGAGATGAAATCGCAATCCCTCTTCTACTTGGATTAGGATTAGACGAATTCTCAATGAGTGCAACATCTATTCTTCCAGCAAGAACACAGCTAAGCAAGCTTTCTAAGGAAGAAGCTGCATCATTTAAAGAACATATCTTATCACTTAGCACAACAGAAGAAGTCGTTGATTTCGTCAAGAAAACATTTCAACAGAACTAAGTGATTCTAAACCAGACAGGAAAACCTGTCTGGTTTTTTTGTCGAATTTTATCATATTAGGTCATATCCGGCGGAGAGAAGGGCACCCTATAATTAAAAAATGGAGGTGACCAGATTGCCTTTCTCAGACTATAAACCGGGTGATCAAGTATATGTGATTTATCGAAATCCACATGCAGCAAACGTAGCACAAATCAAAGAAGCAGAAATCGTTTCACATCCTTATAATGAAGAAGAGCTTGCCCTATTTTTACTGGAAACGTATCATCCTCTAGCCCCTGATGATGCGGTCTTTCCGACATATGAAGAAGCAGAAGCTCTTTATCAAGATTTGTTTGAATAAGGGAGATTTTAGAAAGGATAAAAGCCATCCAGCACGGTTAAAGTAACGGTATGAAAACCTTTAAGGTAAGGATGTGCTAAATATGATCAAACCTTTTGTCCCCCAGCTTGTGTATATTGAACCACGGGCGCTAGAATACCCGTTAGGACAAGAGCTGAAGGAAAAGTTCGAGGGTATGGGTATTGAAATAAGAGAAACGACTTCACATAACCAAGTAAGAAATATTCCGGGTAAAAATGACCTGCAAAAGTACCGTAATGCAAAATCAACGCTTGTCATTGGTGTGAGGAAAACGTTGAAGTTTGATACGTCTAAACCATCTGCAGAGTATGCGATCCCATTTGCGACAGGCTGTATGGGTCATTGCCACTATTGCTATTTGCAAACGACGATGGGAAGTAAGCCTTACATTCGAACGTACGTCAATGTTGAAGAAATATTGGATCAAGCGGAGCAGTACATGAACGAGCGGGCACCGGACATCACAAGATTTGAAGCTTCGTGTACGTCAGACATCGTCGGAATCGACCATTTGACACATACACTAAAGCGAGCGATTGAATACTTCGGTCAAACCGATCTAGGGAAGCTTCGCTTTGTGACCAAATTTCATCATGTCGATCACTTATTAGATGCAAAACATAATGGGCGGACCAGATTCCGCTTTAGTATCAATGCGGATTATGTCATTAAATATTTTGAACCTGGCACATCACCGCTAGATCAGCGGATTGAAGCAGCTGTTAAGGTTGCAAAAGCTGGCTATCCTCTTGGCTTTATTATTGCCCCGATTTACATTCACGAAGGATGGCAGGAAGGATATAAAGTTCTTTTTGAAAAGCTTGATGCAGCCCTTCCTAAAGATGTGAGGCACGATATCACCTTCGAAATGATCCAGCATCGTTTTACAAAACCAGCGAAGCGTGTGATCCAAAAAAACTATCCGAAATCAAAATTAGAATTAGATGAAGAAAAAAGAAGATACAAGTGGGGTAGATATGGGATTGGGAAATATATCTACCAAAAAGATGAGGAACAAGAACTAAG
Coding sequences:
- a CDS encoding M24 family metallopeptidase, with product MNRMKSLSSWLKEKDIQGAFIHTKENVFYLSGYFTEPHERVMGLFVFQEAEPFFILPKMEIEQAKNAGWSGDIIGYEDHENPFDFIQSVLEKRGVRATRLAIEKESIPLQRAEQLQAATGSEIFVRAEEELNQLRLIKDESEIATLKKAAQLADEGVKIGVNALKEGITETEVLAVIEYELKKKGIQGMSFSTMVLFGEKSGEPHGNPGQAALKKGDFVLFDLGVIVDGYCSDITRTFIYQEASDKQKDIYQTVLNAEMAALEMSKPGVRIGDLDLKARGLITEAGYGEYFPHRLGHGLGVSVHEFPSMSHANDDLLQEGMVYTIEPGIYVPGVGGVRIEDDVLITADGPVTLTNYPKELTIIK
- a CDS encoding LacI family DNA-binding transcriptional regulator, giving the protein MSNIREIAKKAGVSVTTVSRVMNDHPYVKEEKRARVLHAMKELKYTRNIQAVHLAKGYSNMLGIVLPTIDHSYFSRLVTGIAEKAQSHGMHFALFQTGYDPIKEKEALMSLKERRVDGLIFCSNALSDRDILNWQESGPIIFCHPTPCENCSTVSIAHDQAFKEGLHHLASSGHQRIAIVLARIEGANSQSRIQAYQDMMKSLGQDIDEKWIIEGKLTLFDGKQLFSEWQEMKNRPTALFITNDDVSAGFLLEAQRHAIKAGELPAILGFQNDYLSEALGISSIDIPLKRMGQEAFDLFDRAIKGEAPEKRMLPFRLIERTTTVFKNNR
- the glcT gene encoding glucose PTS transporter transcription antiterminator GlcT; translated protein: MFMESFTVDKALNNNVIIARHPSYDEVVLIGKGIGFGKKSGDVLDQDTFEKMFVLKNTKEQTEYKQLLHHIDENMIELANDVIYHIREKMGHRLNEHIHIALTDHIAFSFKRVQQGYDITNPFMLETKSLYPKEYEVAKEVVELINERPDVETKLPEGEIGFIALHIHSALTNRPLSEVNRHSQLITQMVQVIEDSFHMKVDRESIHYLRLLRHITFSIERIKREESLEEPEKLLHLLKNEYPLCYNTAWKMIKILQHALKKPVQDAEAVYLTLHLYRLTSKIS
- the ptsG gene encoding glucose-specific PTS transporter subunit IIBC translates to MFKSLFGVLQKIGRALMLPVAILPAAGILLALGNAMQNPQLIDVAQFLSNDTIQLVASVMENAGNIVFSNLPLLFAVGVAIGLANGDGVAGIAAIIGYLVMNVTMSAVLMANGSIPSDSIKLAKFFKESHPAYINMLGIPTLSTGVFGGIIVGVLAAYMFNKFYKIELPQYLGFFAGKRFVPIVTSISALILGLLMLVIWPPIQGALNSFSTGLLAANEPLAAFVFGVIERSLIPFGLHHIFYSPFWYEFFSYKSLSGELVRGDQRIFMAQIKDGVQLTAGTFMTGKYPFMMFGLPAAALAIYHEAKPKNKKLVAGIMGSAALTSFLTGITEPLEFSFLFVAPVLFAIHCVFAGLSFMIMDILNVKIGMTFSGGLIDFFLFGILPNRTAWWLVIPVGLVLAAIYYFGFRFAIRKFNLKTPGREDEAADGADSAKSEKGNDLPYEILEAMGDQENIKHLDACITRLRVTVNDQKKVDKDRLKKLGASGVLEVGNNIQAIFGPRSDNLKTQMQDIIAGRTPRPAKDPSAKEEVSQQVEEVIAKPLQNEQGEEIFASPITGELHPITDVPDQVFSGKMMGDGFAILPTDGTVVSPVKGKILNVFPTKHAIGLQSDGGLEILIHFGIDTVSLKGEGFVAFVQEGDQVEIGQKLLEVDIDKIKSEVPSLMTPIVFTNLSEGQFIDLQESGEIKAGQENIMKISK
- a CDS encoding phosphocarrier protein HPr — translated: MAQQTFKVTADSGIHARPATVLVQTASKYDADINLEYNGKTVNLKSIMGVMSLGIAKGATITISASGSDENDALAALKDTMKSEGLGE
- the ptsP gene encoding phosphoenolpyruvate--protein phosphotransferase, whose protein sequence is MQQLKGIGASAGVAIAKAYRLEEPDLTVHQKDINDPETEVKRFEEAIHVSKQELEAIKEHALKELGQDKADIFSAHLLVLSDPELLNPVKDKINSDKVNAEFALKETATMFVTMFEAMDNEYMKERAADIRDVTKRVTGHLLGVDIPNPSMISEEVIIIAEDLTPSDTAQLNRQFVKGFATDIGGRTSHSAIMARSMEIPAVVGTKEATKTVKNNDLIIVDGISGDVIIQPSEDEVKAYQKKHEDYLAQKAEWAKLVDQPTVTKDGVHVELAANIGTPEDVKGVLENGGEAVGLYRTEFLYMGRDQLPTEEEQFDAYKTVLEKMEGKAVVVRTLDIGGDKELPYLQLPKEMNPFLGYRAIRLCLEEQEIFRTQLRALLRASTYGNLKIMFPMIATLSEFRQAKAILLEEKEALVAAGTVVSDSIEIGMMVEIPSTAVIADQFAKEVDFFSIGTNDLIQYTMAADRMNERVSYLYQPYNPAILRLITLVIEAAHKEGKWVGMCGEMAGDEIAIPLLLGLGLDEFSMSATSILPARTQLSKLSKEEAASFKEHILSLSTTEEVVDFVKKTFQQN
- a CDS encoding transcriptional regulator SplA domain-containing protein, with translation MEVTRLPFSDYKPGDQVYVIYRNPHAANVAQIKEAEIVSHPYNEEELALFLLETYHPLAPDDAVFPTYEEAEALYQDLFE
- the splB gene encoding spore photoproduct lyase, giving the protein MIKPFVPQLVYIEPRALEYPLGQELKEKFEGMGIEIRETTSHNQVRNIPGKNDLQKYRNAKSTLVIGVRKTLKFDTSKPSAEYAIPFATGCMGHCHYCYLQTTMGSKPYIRTYVNVEEILDQAEQYMNERAPDITRFEASCTSDIVGIDHLTHTLKRAIEYFGQTDLGKLRFVTKFHHVDHLLDAKHNGRTRFRFSINADYVIKYFEPGTSPLDQRIEAAVKVAKAGYPLGFIIAPIYIHEGWQEGYKVLFEKLDAALPKDVRHDITFEMIQHRFTKPAKRVIQKNYPKSKLELDEEKRRYKWGRYGIGKYIYQKDEEQELRETLESYIDQYFPNAKIEYFT